A segment of the Tautonia rosea genome:
TCGGAAGACCGAGTCGGCGCCCTCATCGTCCTCCTGCGCGACCCCGAGGAATCGCTCCCCCACCTCGTCGCTCCCGGCGACCGGATCGAGGACATGCTCCCCCTCGATCCCGACGCCCCCGCCGACCCCGACCATCTTCCCCCCCGCATGGCCAAACGCGCCTTGCATCACCTGATCTTCAGCCGCCGGGTCGGCGACCTCGACGCCTCGGTCCTTGAAGCCGTCGCCGGCATCGACGGCGCGGTCGTCGTCGATCGCCGCGCCCAGCTTCTCGCCTTCGGCGCGATCCTCCGCATCACCCCCGAGGCCATCCTCGCCGCCCGAGCCTCCGAAGGCGCCCGCACCGTCGCCGCCCTGGCCGCCAGCTACCACGGCCCCGTCCTCAAGGTTAGCCAGGACGGCGTCATGTCCATGTTCCTCGGCGGCCGCCGCGTCTGGGAACTCTGATGAGGCAGTAGGCGGCGATGAGCCCTCAACCTTCCGGCCTCTGGTCCTTCCGATCACTTCCCGCTGTTCTCCGGTCCTCATCGCAATCCGGTCGACTCCCTTCCATCCTCTGCCTACCACCTACCGCCTACTTCTTTCTGCCTACTGCCTACTGCCTACCGCCTACCGCCTACTGCCTACTGCTTACTGCCCATGCCCACCAGCAACCCCTTCCACCGCGCCATCTACCTCACCGGCCCGACCGCCTCGGGCAAGACCGCCGTCGGCATTGCCCTCGCCGAGCGGCTCAACGCCGAGATCCTCGCCCTCGACTCCATGACCCTCTACCGAGGCATGGACATCGGCACCGCCAAGCCCACCGCCGCCGAGCGCCGAGGGGTCCCGCACCACCTGATCGACGTGCTTGATCCCTGGCAATCCGCCTCCGTCGCCGACTACCGCGCCTGGGCCGCCGAAGCCCTGGCCGACATCGCCTCCCGCAACCGGCCCGCCCTCTTCGTCGGTGGCACGCCGATGTACCTCAAGGCCCTCCTCCGCGGCCTCTTCGACGGACCCGCCGCCGACCCCGCCCTCCGCCAGACGCTCGAAGCCGAGGCCGACCGCCTCGGCAACGCCGCGCTCCACGCCCGCCTCGCCGCCGTCGATCCCCCCACCGCCTCCCGCCTGCACCCGAACGACCGCCGACGGATTATCCGCGCCCTCGAAGTTGTCACCCTCACCGGCCGACCCCTCAGCGCCCTCCAGCTTGAGCACGACCAGCCCGCCCCCGCCTCCGTCCCCGTCGTCTGCCTCGACCGCCCCCGCGCCGAGCTGTACGACCGCATCAACCGCCGCGTCGCCGCCATGTTCGCCGACGGCCTGATCGACGAGGTCCGCCGCCTCCTCGCCCAGCCCCACCCTCCCCACCCCGTCCCCATGCAAGGCGTCGGCTACCGCGAGGTCCTCGACCTCCTCACCGGCCGCCTCCCCTCCGAGGCCGCCGCCATCACCCTCATCCAGACCCGCACCCGCCAGTTCGCCAAGCGCCAGCTCACCTGGTTCCGCTCCCTCTCCGAGGTCCAGTTCCTCTCCCTCTCCGACCCCGAACCCCCCGACCACACCGCCGACCGCCTCCTCGCCCTCCTCCCCCGAGCCGAGTCCCCCTCCTGAACATCTCGTGATCCGCTCCCGTCCCGGGCCATTCATTCCCCCTCGCGCAGAATGATGCTCAATCTCAACGCGCAACGTTGCGCCGCGTCCTCATCGACGCTCCGCACCCTCTGAAAAACGGCAACATCGGGACGAAGTCATCTGCCTCTGTCCGTCGAAGCCCGAGAATCTCCTTGCAATCTCCAGCGATTGCAGGCACAGTGCTGATGCGACGCTCAGGATGAAACGAGCGTTTAGGCCGTGTTCTGCCGCGTTTTTTTGGGGTCGCCGGTTTGCCGCAACAGGGACGAATCGCGCACCGAAACAAGGTTGGACTTCGAATCGCGTCCGAGTCCGAGGTGGCCCCAGGTCATCTGGACGCAGCCGAGGAGAATGCACCATGCCTCTCGTTCAGGTGAAGGTCATCGAGGGCGTCTTCTCGGAGGCCCAGAAGCAGGAGATGATCCGCAAGCTCACCGACGCGATGGTTTCCATCGAAGGAGAGAACATGCGTGCGGTCACCTGGGTGGTCGTCGAGGAGGTGAAGAGCGGCAGTTGGGGGATCGCCGGGAATCCGTTGACGACGGCGGATGTCCAGGCACTTGCCGCTGGCCAATCGCCATCGGATCCCGCCGCCTGACCGCTCTCATGGCCCCGGCCCGCCGCGGCCCGTCTCGAGAGTTCGATCAGTTAGGTTCCTCTCCCCGGGCCGATCCGCTGAGGTTGCTCGTAAGGCCCTAGACTTAGTGGAGAATATTGATGCGTCTCGCCCTCGTCCTCGCCATCTCGATCGCTGGATTCTCGATCAACCCGGCATCCGCCGAGTTCGCCACCTCTCTCGTCGAGAGTTCACCACTTTCCGGTGGAAGTCCGACCAATGTGCTTGGCGCGCCGGACGGGCTGATTGCCGGCTTCGATCAAGTCGACGCCTCGACCCCTGGGTTCGTGACCGTGAGCTTCGACCGGACGTTCGTCGATGTCATCGGCTCGGATCTTCTGATCCATCTCGTCGACTGGATCCCGGGCGACGACGAAGTCTTCGAGGTTTTTGCGAGCCTCGATGGGACCGCCGGCTCGTTCCTCAGCCTCGGGGCCTCGGGCACGCCGTCAGGAGGGGTCGACCAGCCCGTGACCCTCGGGTTCGACTTGGCCACTGCAGGATTATCCGCCGCTCGATTCGTCCGAATCCAGAATCTGCGCATCGACCTGACGAACGCCTTCGAGGGGCCAGACATCGACGCTGTCCAGTCCGTCCGAGCCGTGCCCGAGCCGGGTGGCCTCTTCTTGCTGGGCCTCGGGCTGATCGGGCTGACCGGGTATGCCAGAAGAAGGGGGGCGGTTCGCCGTGGCAAAGCCGAAGCCGTGCCCTCGTCCTGCAATTGAGGAGTGCCTGGCCATGCCGCATACGCCGTGCTCGACAGCCCCGGCTCGCCGGGTGTCCCGGGTTCCGCGCTAGCGGAACCCGGGCGAGGGG
Coding sequences within it:
- the miaA gene encoding tRNA (adenosine(37)-N6)-dimethylallyltransferase MiaA gives rise to the protein MPTSNPFHRAIYLTGPTASGKTAVGIALAERLNAEILALDSMTLYRGMDIGTAKPTAAERRGVPHHLIDVLDPWQSASVADYRAWAAEALADIASRNRPALFVGGTPMYLKALLRGLFDGPAADPALRQTLEAEADRLGNAALHARLAAVDPPTASRLHPNDRRRIIRALEVVTLTGRPLSALQLEHDQPAPASVPVVCLDRPRAELYDRINRRVAAMFADGLIDEVRRLLAQPHPPHPVPMQGVGYREVLDLLTGRLPSEAAAITLIQTRTRQFAKRQLTWFRSLSEVQFLSLSDPEPPDHTADRLLALLPRAESPS
- a CDS encoding PEP-CTERM sorting domain-containing protein, which gives rise to MRLALVLAISIAGFSINPASAEFATSLVESSPLSGGSPTNVLGAPDGLIAGFDQVDASTPGFVTVSFDRTFVDVIGSDLLIHLVDWIPGDDEVFEVFASLDGTAGSFLSLGASGTPSGGVDQPVTLGFDLATAGLSAARFVRIQNLRIDLTNAFEGPDIDAVQSVRAVPEPGGLFLLGLGLIGLTGYARRRGAVRRGKAEAVPSSCN
- a CDS encoding tautomerase family protein, which encodes MPLVQVKVIEGVFSEAQKQEMIRKLTDAMVSIEGENMRAVTWVVVEEVKSGSWGIAGNPLTTADVQALAAGQSPSDPAA